From the Halalkalicoccus sp. NIPERK01 genome, one window contains:
- a CDS encoding glycoside hydrolase family 16 protein, with protein sequence MERSRSPAFEDQFDEGTLDTDRWNVGYGWGNSTNWSLEEIQRDHIWVDRENDQLVLQQSYDGERYVSGAINTRGIHAQQHGYWEARLRIPTTVNGLLPAFWAKPDNEDWPPEIDFVEFMEDTRTSRHTVHYEDCDGMYGEEYGQYDTGEDMSNEFHVYGCEWTPEEVVWYIDDEEVYRTTVASDNRCRYLDYGEPFYTMLNVHIADADWIGNPATNDDWPYEYRIDWVRIWERM encoded by the coding sequence TTGGAGCGATCTCGCTCACCTGCATTCGAGGACCAGTTCGATGAGGGGACGCTCGATACCGATCGTTGGAACGTCGGATACGGATGGGGAAATAGCACGAACTGGTCGCTAGAGGAGATACAGAGAGACCACATCTGGGTCGACCGGGAGAACGATCAGCTCGTTCTTCAGCAATCCTACGACGGCGAACGGTACGTTTCGGGAGCGATTAACACACGGGGAATCCATGCCCAACAGCACGGCTACTGGGAAGCTCGGCTTCGAATCCCCACAACTGTGAACGGCCTGCTCCCTGCGTTCTGGGCGAAACCCGACAACGAGGACTGGCCACCGGAAATCGATTTCGTCGAGTTCATGGAGGATACACGGACGTCTCGTCACACCGTCCACTACGAGGACTGTGACGGGATGTACGGTGAGGAGTACGGTCAGTACGACACCGGCGAAGATATGTCTAACGAGTTCCACGTATACGGTTGCGAGTGGACTCCCGAAGAAGTTGTGTGGTACATCGACGACGAGGAGGTCTATCGAACGACTGTGGCTTCGGATAATCGATGCCGGTATCTCGATTACGGTGAGCCGTTTTACACCATGCTGAACGTCCATATCGCCGACGCGGACTGGATCGGTAATCCCGCAACGAATGACGATTGGCCCTACGAATATCGGATCGATTGGGTTCGAATCTGGGAGCGAATGTAG
- a CDS encoding SWIM zinc finger family protein produces the protein MTQARNTPASLPTSDSELDRRSIRARAEPMTVTALGDALYEVETDHEVSYLVDLDARRCSCPDYTFRSVRCKHLRRVAIEITEGRTPPPGRLAVECATCGEELFVPEENADRSHYCEDHALEPGAFVRDRETGDRLLVVSVSDRRADRVRIGESAYSVATYPNNRAYDPADPVVGAVYPQSVTMTERGPEPDALRVYSFPRSRLDRVDQSNVLNDLGSH, from the coding sequence ATGACGCAAGCCAGAAACACACCAGCGTCACTGCCGACCAGCGACAGCGAACTCGACCGCCGCTCGATCCGTGCCAGGGCCGAGCCGATGACCGTCACGGCCCTCGGCGACGCCCTCTACGAGGTCGAGACCGACCACGAGGTCAGCTACCTCGTCGACCTCGACGCGCGGCGATGTAGCTGTCCCGACTACACCTTCCGGAGCGTGCGCTGTAAGCACCTCCGGCGGGTCGCCATCGAGATCACCGAGGGGCGAACCCCGCCGCCGGGCCGACTCGCCGTCGAGTGTGCGACCTGCGGCGAGGAACTGTTCGTCCCCGAGGAGAACGCCGACCGTTCGCACTACTGCGAGGACCACGCGCTCGAACCGGGCGCGTTCGTCAGGGACCGGGAGACGGGCGATCGCCTGCTCGTCGTCAGCGTCTCCGATCGGCGGGCCGACCGGGTCCGGATCGGCGAGTCGGCCTACTCGGTCGCCACGTACCCGAACAACCGCGCGTACGACCCCGCCGACCCCGTCGTCGGCGCGGTCTACCCGCAGTCCGTGACGATGACCGAGCGCGGGCCCGAACCCGACGCGCTTCGGGTCTACTCCTTTCCCCGCTCGCGCCTCGACCGGGTCGACCAATCGAACGTATTAAACGACCTGGGATCTCACTAA
- the priL gene encoding DNA primase regulatory subunit PriL, with amino-acid sequence MKALHARYPFLAAAREAVEEAEVDLTELIREEAVVARATERVTGALCEGSIGDPHRSTRVELLSYPVARVLVSLVDERICTRKYARAEANRAISQFGAARGAAADLKSDRTERLALADLLSEFDLASAITEDETGYRVAVGTYLTLASDVWGDQWRLVNRTLADGEVFIERAELHTLLEEAIAQRVARGLPLSVPEALAEPLETEVEAVRETLADLDLTREIDTVVPERFPPCMKALVDSIQQGEHLAHHSRFAITAFLTSIGMNTDEIIDLYMVNSSFGEEMTRYQTDHIRGETSPTEYTPPSCATMQSYGDCVNKDDICEDVIDESHPLNYYEHRLEQADEDELVDWREENGDGETAQP; translated from the coding sequence ATGAAGGCGCTTCACGCCCGGTACCCGTTTCTCGCCGCCGCCCGCGAGGCCGTCGAGGAGGCCGAGGTCGACCTCACTGAGCTAATCCGCGAGGAGGCCGTCGTCGCGCGGGCGACCGAGCGGGTCACGGGCGCGCTGTGCGAGGGCTCGATCGGCGATCCCCACCGGAGCACGCGGGTCGAACTGCTGTCGTACCCCGTCGCCCGCGTGCTCGTCTCGCTGGTCGACGAGCGTATCTGCACCCGCAAGTACGCCCGCGCGGAGGCGAACCGCGCCATCTCGCAGTTCGGCGCCGCCCGGGGGGCCGCGGCCGACCTCAAGAGCGACCGGACCGAGCGACTCGCGCTCGCCGACCTCCTCTCCGAGTTCGATCTGGCGAGCGCAATCACGGAGGACGAGACGGGCTATCGCGTCGCCGTCGGGACGTATCTCACGCTCGCATCCGACGTCTGGGGCGACCAGTGGCGCCTCGTCAACCGCACGCTCGCCGACGGCGAGGTGTTCATCGAACGCGCGGAGCTGCACACGCTCCTAGAGGAGGCGATCGCCCAGCGCGTCGCCCGTGGACTGCCGCTGTCGGTGCCCGAGGCGCTCGCCGAACCGCTGGAGACCGAGGTCGAGGCGGTCCGGGAAACCCTCGCGGACCTCGATCTCACGCGGGAGATCGACACCGTCGTCCCGGAGCGGTTCCCGCCGTGCATGAAGGCGCTGGTCGACTCGATCCAGCAGGGCGAGCACCTCGCACACCACTCCCGGTTCGCGATCACCGCCTTCCTCACCAGCATCGGGATGAACACCGACGAGATCATCGACCTCTACATGGTCAACTCGAGTTTCGGCGAGGAGATGACGCGCTATCAGACCGACCACATCCGCGGGGAGACGAGTCCGACGGAGTACACTCCCCCGAGCTGTGCGACGATGCAGTCCTACGGCGACTGCGTGAACAAGGACGACATCTGCGAGGACGTGATCGACGAGTCCCACCCCCTGAACTACTACGAACACCGCCTGGAACAGGCCGACGAGGACGAACTGGTCGACTGGCGCGAGGAGAACGGGGACGGGGAGACGGCTCAGCCCTGA
- a CDS encoding selenium-binding protein SBP56-related protein, with translation MSSHTSEGHGGLEHEHHGVEGPGYATPQAAIEESERETVAYVIGLYTGTDVDAPDFLAVVDVDPDSGTYGEITDRIEMPTKGDELHHFGWNACSSSCHIEGLERRYLVIPGNRSSRITVVDTENRAHPEIVRVIEPEEVFEYDLSAPHTVHCPAGGGVMISMLGNADGELPGGFLELNEDLEVEGRWDLPGEIEMNYDFWYQPRHNVMISSEWAAPETYQPGFDMEDVEADKYGHRLHFWNWGDKTVEQTVDLGEEGLVPLEVRFLHSPEATHGYVNAALSSNIFHFFEDREARSASEGASGDEPRADGEWRAEKVIDFEGRDLEGWDMPVPALPTDILISMDDRYLFGANWLHGEVWMYDISDPANPRHADSVSIGGYFGDVREVKGRELAAGPQMVQLSLDGERLYWTTSLYSTWDDQFFPEEKERGSVMLKADVDPRRGTLTLDEDFLVDFGTLPEGPARAHEIRWPDGDCTSDVWQ, from the coding sequence ATGAGCAGTCACACATCGGAAGGACACGGCGGACTGGAACACGAACATCACGGGGTCGAGGGGCCGGGCTACGCGACGCCGCAGGCCGCCATCGAGGAGTCCGAACGCGAGACGGTGGCGTACGTCATCGGACTGTACACGGGCACCGACGTCGACGCGCCCGACTTCCTCGCGGTCGTCGACGTCGACCCCGATTCGGGGACCTACGGCGAGATAACGGACCGGATCGAGATGCCGACGAAGGGCGACGAACTCCACCACTTCGGGTGGAACGCCTGCTCGTCGTCGTGCCATATCGAGGGGTTGGAGCGACGCTACCTCGTGATCCCGGGCAACCGCTCATCGCGGATCACGGTCGTCGACACCGAGAACAGGGCCCATCCCGAGATAGTGCGGGTGATCGAGCCCGAGGAGGTCTTCGAGTACGATCTCTCGGCGCCACACACCGTCCACTGTCCCGCCGGCGGTGGGGTCATGATCAGCATGCTCGGGAACGCCGACGGGGAGTTGCCGGGGGGCTTTCTCGAACTCAACGAGGACCTCGAGGTCGAGGGGCGCTGGGATCTCCCCGGCGAGATCGAGATGAACTACGACTTCTGGTACCAGCCGCGCCACAACGTGATGATCTCCTCGGAGTGGGCCGCGCCCGAGACCTATCAGCCGGGGTTCGACATGGAGGACGTCGAGGCCGACAAGTACGGCCACCGACTGCACTTCTGGAACTGGGGGGACAAGACGGTCGAGCAGACGGTCGATCTGGGCGAGGAGGGGTTGGTCCCGCTCGAAGTGCGCTTCCTCCACAGCCCCGAGGCGACCCACGGCTACGTCAACGCGGCGCTCTCGTCGAACATCTTCCACTTCTTCGAGGACCGCGAGGCGCGGAGCGCCTCCGAGGGTGCGAGCGGCGATGAGCCGCGAGCAGACGGCGAGTGGCGCGCCGAGAAGGTCATCGACTTCGAGGGACGCGACCTCGAGGGGTGGGACATGCCGGTCCCGGCGCTCCCGACGGACATCCTGATCTCGATGGATGACCGCTACCTGTTCGGGGCGAACTGGCTCCACGGCGAGGTCTGGATGTACGACATCAGTGATCCGGCGAACCCGCGACACGCCGACTCGGTCTCCATCGGGGGCTACTTCGGCGACGTCAGGGAGGTGAAGGGCCGCGAACTCGCGGCCGGGCCGCAGATGGTGCAGTTGAGCCTCGACGGCGAGCGCCTCTACTGGACCACGTCGCTGTACTCGACGTGGGACGACCAGTTCTTCCCCGAGGAGAAAGAGCGCGGGTCGGTGATGCTGAAGGCCGACGTCGATCCCCGACGGGGGACCCTGACGCTCGATGAGGACTTTCTCGTCGACTTCGGGACCCTCCCGGAGGGGCCGGCGCGCGCCCACGAGATCCGCTGGCCCGACGGCGACTGCACCAGCGACGTCTGGCAGTAG
- a CDS encoding 2Fe-2S iron-sulfur cluster-binding protein: MHRVSLEWPDGRRETVGVDPDEPLLNAAERAGIGLPFGCRIGVCGTCTGRALDGGTRHVEPPRALKGRHLEAGYVLTCIATPEVDCTVEVGTDIRARLFENPWR, from the coding sequence ATGCACCGGGTGAGCCTCGAGTGGCCCGACGGGCGACGCGAGACGGTCGGGGTCGACCCCGACGAACCCCTGCTCAACGCCGCCGAGCGGGCGGGGATCGGCCTCCCCTTCGGCTGTCGGATCGGCGTCTGTGGGACGTGTACCGGACGGGCGCTCGACGGGGGGACGCGCCACGTCGAACCGCCACGGGCGCTCAAGGGACGCCACCTCGAAGCGGGCTACGTCCTGACCTGTATAGCGACGCCGGAGGTCGACTGTACGGTCGAGGTGGGGACGGACATCCGCGCTCGCCTGTTCGAGAACCCGTGGCGATGA
- a CDS encoding DNA polymerase sliding clamp, with protein sequence MFNAIVSADTLGTALDSVSALVDECTIHLNEDGLAIRAVDPANVGMVDLTLDATAFESYEADGGQIGVNLSRLEDTVGMADAGQLVHLELDEETRKLHIQIDGLEYTLALIDPDSIRQEPDIPDLDLPANVVVEGRDINRAVKAADMVSDHIALGVDESDSLFYVDAEGDTDDVHLELDESDLIDLTPGPAHSLFSLDYLKDMNKAIPSDGEVTLELGEEFPVKLHFEIAEGEGQVTYMLAPRIQSD encoded by the coding sequence ATGTTCAATGCGATCGTGAGTGCCGACACGCTTGGGACGGCACTCGATTCGGTGAGCGCGCTGGTGGACGAGTGTACGATCCACCTCAACGAGGACGGACTGGCGATCCGCGCCGTCGACCCCGCGAACGTCGGCATGGTCGACCTCACGCTCGACGCGACCGCCTTCGAGTCCTACGAGGCCGACGGCGGGCAGATCGGCGTCAACCTCTCCAGGCTCGAGGACACCGTCGGGATGGCCGACGCCGGCCAACTGGTCCACCTCGAACTCGACGAGGAGACGAGAAAGCTCCACATCCAGATCGACGGCCTCGAGTACACGCTCGCGCTCATCGACCCCGACTCCATCCGCCAGGAGCCCGACATTCCCGATCTGGACCTGCCCGCGAACGTCGTCGTCGAGGGCCGCGACATCAACCGCGCCGTGAAGGCCGCCGACATGGTGAGCGACCACATCGCGCTGGGCGTCGACGAGTCCGACTCGCTGTTTTACGTCGACGCCGAGGGCGACACCGACGACGTCCACCTCGAACTCGACGAGAGCGATCTCATCGACCTGACGCCCGGGCCCGCTCACTCGCTGTTCAGCCTCGACTACCTCAAGGACATGAACAAGGCCATCCCGAGCGACGGCGAGGTCACCCTCGAACTCGGCGAGGAGTTCCCCGTCAAACTCCACTTCGAGATCGCCGAGGGGGAGGGCCAGGTCACCTACATGCTCGCGCCGCGCATCCAGAGCGACTAG
- a CDS encoding 23S rRNA (uridine(2552)-2'-O)-methyltransferase, translating to MAGKDEYYNKAKQQGYRSRAAYKLKQLDEMADLLSEGDRVVDLGAAPGGWLQVATERVGTGTVVGVDLQRISSLEGVETIRGDMTDESTREEVVDRVGEADVVLSDMAPNMTGEYSLDQARSVHLARQAFETARELLAPGGDLVVKVFEGRDLDSLREDIENEFEYVRTTSPAASRDESSEVYLVAKGFLTAPVEPGDTLTVEIEGTGNEGDGIAKVEGFTVFVPDAEEGETVEIEIEDVKPRFGFAKQLD from the coding sequence ATGGCCGGCAAGGACGAGTACTACAACAAGGCGAAACAGCAGGGGTATCGCTCGCGGGCGGCGTACAAGCTCAAACAGCTCGACGAGATGGCGGACCTCCTCTCCGAGGGCGACCGCGTCGTCGACCTCGGCGCCGCCCCGGGGGGGTGGCTCCAGGTCGCGACCGAGCGCGTGGGCACCGGGACGGTCGTGGGGGTGGACCTCCAGCGGATCAGCTCGTTGGAAGGGGTCGAGACGATCAGGGGCGACATGACCGACGAATCGACCCGCGAGGAGGTCGTCGACCGGGTCGGCGAGGCCGACGTGGTACTCTCGGACATGGCGCCCAACATGACCGGCGAGTACTCGCTGGATCAGGCCCGCTCGGTCCACCTTGCGCGCCAGGCGTTCGAGACCGCACGGGAACTCCTCGCGCCGGGCGGGGACCTCGTCGTGAAGGTCTTCGAGGGACGGGACCTCGACTCGCTCAGGGAGGACATCGAAAACGAGTTCGAGTACGTCCGCACGACGTCGCCTGCGGCCTCCCGAGACGAGTCCTCGGAGGTCTACCTCGTCGCCAAGGGCTTTTTGACGGCTCCGGTCGAACCTGGCGATACCCTGACCGTCGAGATCGAGGGGACGGGAAACGAGGGCGACGGGATCGCCAAGGTCGAGGGCTTTACAGTGTTCGTTCCGGACGCCGAGGAGGGCGAGACCGTCGAGATCGAGATCGAGGACGTGAAGCCGCGATTCGGGTTCGCGAAGCAGCTCGACTAG
- a CDS encoding queuosine precursor transporter, which translates to MTRSEGVARLALAATFVTALVVAQVLAVKILALSLPVDLPVVGGEIIVPAGVLAYALTFLATDCYAELYGKRPAQALVNVGFAMILVMLGLVWLAILAPGSPVGVDPDLFARVLAPSTNIVLGGLLAYLVSQNWDVLVFHRIRERTGTELLWARNVGSTASSQALDTVVFVSVAFSLAPALFGIGVALPAGELLALIVGQYLIKLLIALADTPVVYAVVGLVRSRRDERGATPAD; encoded by the coding sequence ATGACGCGGAGTGAGGGCGTCGCGCGCCTCGCGCTGGCGGCGACCTTCGTCACGGCGCTGGTCGTCGCCCAGGTGCTCGCGGTGAAGATCCTCGCGCTCTCGCTCCCCGTCGATCTGCCGGTCGTCGGGGGCGAGATCATCGTTCCCGCGGGCGTGCTGGCCTACGCGCTGACGTTCCTCGCCACCGACTGCTACGCCGAACTCTACGGCAAGCGCCCCGCGCAGGCGCTGGTCAACGTCGGCTTCGCGATGATCCTCGTCATGCTCGGGCTGGTCTGGCTCGCGATCCTCGCGCCCGGGTCGCCCGTCGGCGTCGACCCCGACCTGTTCGCGCGGGTGCTCGCCCCGAGCACCAATATCGTCCTCGGCGGCCTGCTCGCCTACCTCGTCAGCCAGAACTGGGACGTGCTCGTCTTCCACCGGATCCGCGAGCGAACCGGGACGGAGCTGCTCTGGGCCCGCAACGTCGGGTCGACGGCGAGTAGCCAGGCGCTCGACACCGTCGTCTTCGTCTCGGTGGCGTTCTCGCTCGCACCCGCCCTCTTCGGGATCGGGGTGGCGCTCCCCGCGGGCGAACTGCTGGCGCTGATCGTCGGCCAGTACCTGATCAAACTACTGATCGCGCTCGCGGACACGCCCGTGGTGTACGCGGTCGTCGGGCTCGTGCGCTCCCGGCGGGACGAGCGAGGGGCGACGCCCGCCGACTAG
- a CDS encoding type II toxin-antitoxin system ParD family antitoxin — translation MPKISVEVPQELLDDLDSHVGDGGKFVNRSEAIRASVRKTLDLLDEIDARHGRLDDDAE, via the coding sequence ATGCCCAAGATAAGCGTCGAGGTCCCACAGGAGCTACTCGACGACCTCGATTCGCACGTCGGCGACGGGGGAAAGTTCGTCAACAGAAGCGAGGCGATCCGTGCCTCCGTCAGGAAGACCCTCGATCTGCTCGACGAGATCGACGCACGCCACGGACGGCTCGACGATGACGCGGAGTGA
- a CDS encoding DUF4397 domain-containing protein, with translation MTDYTRRGVLAGIGAGIALTAGTTVAGADDHERKQEDVARVVHLSPDAPALDIYVDGELWFEGVEPLTLQQGATPAEPGTYDVAAVPTGEDSENALVETEIDIEPGPCTLAAVGEVCALSGNAFDLVALKGDFGQTKADHARLRAVHASPDTPTIDVRTEAGETIAQGLSFGDAQTAEVPAGETVVAVRAADGKTLARFKLEPEAGHVYSAFAVGYQDPGSAPEAAPDDLGFSLALSEDAAPGEQ, from the coding sequence ATGACCGACTACACCAGACGCGGCGTCCTCGCGGGGATCGGTGCGGGGATCGCCCTGACGGCCGGAACCACCGTCGCCGGCGCGGACGATCACGAACGGAAGCAGGAGGACGTCGCCCGCGTCGTCCACCTCTCGCCGGACGCCCCGGCGCTCGATATCTACGTCGACGGCGAACTCTGGTTCGAAGGGGTCGAACCGCTGACGCTCCAGCAGGGGGCGACCCCCGCCGAACCGGGCACCTACGACGTGGCCGCCGTCCCGACGGGCGAGGACAGCGAGAACGCCCTCGTCGAGACCGAGATCGACATTGAGCCGGGGCCGTGTACCCTCGCGGCGGTCGGCGAGGTCTGTGCGCTGAGCGGCAACGCCTTCGATCTGGTCGCGCTGAAGGGCGACTTCGGACAGACGAAAGCGGACCACGCCCGCCTCCGGGCGGTCCACGCCTCGCCCGACACGCCGACGATCGACGTCCGGACCGAGGCCGGCGAGACGATCGCCCAGGGGCTCTCGTTCGGCGACGCCCAGACCGCGGAGGTCCCCGCCGGCGAGACCGTCGTTGCGGTCCGGGCGGCCGACGGGAAGACGCTCGCCCGCTTCAAACTCGAACCCGAGGCCGGTCACGTCTACTCGGCGTTCGCCGTCGGCTATCAGGACCCCGGATCGGCGCCCGAGGCGGCCCCCGACGACCTCGGGTTCTCGCTCGCGCTCAGCGAGGACGCCGCGCCGGGCGAGCAGTAA
- a CDS encoding twin-arginine translocase subunit TatC, producing MSSSIVDEDTARSLNSGRETIGAVLSTVQTHLQKVFIIFVVGFLGTFYALRAVVWDWLRAVTVSEMPPQVIEQHEIIVTTPFEVILLQAKIGIVAGIVIAIPPLLYLSRHELRARGYWPRTPIARWKLAGIALMSMLLFLGGVAYAYGLFFPLILGFLAEFSYNVGIDPTWSIVMWTEFLVLLTISFGLAAQLPLAMSSLAYAEIVPYETFRDKWKHAVLGIFIFGAMFSPPDPISQIMWAVPLVVLYAFSLGLTRFIVNLKRGGRANVAATVKRNLPALLGVPLLLAAGLYAALIAGAGEYINDALLEPRGVVLPEALWLQELLGVPREVALAVGAASILFAVAFALVAFYLLISSVEPSPSGPAGRMGDPGAIDLAGLDAAGVRAAPEAAFEALSEDEALAIARGAMEADDPEKAQAVLDRFDAVHAGDEPAAEAETEAGTTADTTEDEEDVGGILTGTATGMFAAFSEEKDEDDIGGYIYDIKYIADSLRSRLLWIFAVFGAVLLGVFTFFYMGGVRVITGDFVSRMPRAVVSIDDIRIIDLHPVETLMFIIKVSTLAGLLSILPMVLYFAWPAMKERGLTHGQRSVVYEWTIAIALALAGGTFLGYYYVAPGLIGFLVYDATQAGMLISYRISKFSWLIIYTTVGVGLLACVPITMWMLFRGKIASYRAMRDRWREVTIAVFAIAGVFTPVSVLTMFLVAIPTMLAYGVGLAGLWVVTLGGRRDFGERPDVETETGSSKWLALIVVVLVLIGGAVAVTGGGLESVLTDDAPPDVPGTDDPAPDDGTDEAADGDSTDEDAAAPDTNDDEGPPDDDEPAEETGDEPADSTDSDDESDGSASEGGDSGDGTGGTDTDAGDDADTGDTDGGDEDGGSGIDVREPIDE from the coding sequence ATGTCGAGTTCGATCGTCGACGAGGACACCGCCCGGAGTCTGAACAGCGGGCGGGAGACGATCGGGGCGGTGTTATCGACGGTCCAGACGCACCTCCAGAAGGTCTTCATAATCTTCGTCGTCGGCTTCCTGGGCACCTTCTACGCGCTCAGGGCCGTCGTCTGGGACTGGCTGCGGGCGGTGACGGTCTCGGAGATGCCCCCGCAGGTGATCGAGCAACACGAGATCATCGTCACGACCCCCTTCGAGGTGATCCTGCTGCAGGCGAAGATCGGGATCGTCGCCGGGATCGTCATCGCGATCCCGCCGCTTCTCTACCTCTCCCGGCACGAACTCCGGGCGCGGGGGTACTGGCCACGGACGCCGATCGCGCGCTGGAAGCTCGCCGGGATCGCCCTCATGTCGATGCTGTTGTTTCTCGGCGGCGTCGCCTACGCCTATGGCCTCTTTTTCCCGCTCATCCTCGGCTTCCTCGCCGAGTTCTCCTACAACGTCGGGATCGACCCGACCTGGTCGATCGTCATGTGGACGGAGTTCCTCGTCCTGCTCACCATCTCCTTCGGCCTCGCCGCCCAGTTGCCCCTCGCGATGAGTTCGCTCGCCTACGCCGAGATCGTCCCCTACGAGACCTTCCGCGACAAGTGGAAGCACGCCGTGTTGGGGATCTTCATCTTCGGCGCGATGTTCTCGCCGCCGGACCCGATCTCCCAGATCATGTGGGCGGTGCCGCTGGTCGTCCTCTACGCGTTCAGCCTCGGGCTGACGCGCTTCATCGTCAACCTCAAGCGCGGCGGCCGGGCGAACGTCGCGGCGACCGTCAAACGCAACCTCCCCGCGTTGCTCGGCGTCCCGCTCCTGCTCGCGGCGGGCCTCTACGCCGCGCTCATCGCCGGGGCGGGCGAGTACATCAACGACGCGCTGCTCGAACCCCGCGGGGTCGTCCTCCCCGAGGCGCTCTGGCTCCAGGAGCTGCTGGGCGTTCCCCGCGAGGTCGCGCTCGCGGTCGGGGCCGCGTCGATCCTGTTCGCGGTGGCGTTCGCGCTCGTCGCGTTCTACCTGCTGATCTCCTCGGTCGAGCCCTCGCCCTCGGGACCGGCCGGCCGGATGGGCGATCCCGGTGCGATCGACCTCGCGGGACTCGACGCGGCGGGCGTTCGGGCCGCGCCCGAGGCCGCGTTCGAGGCGCTCTCGGAGGACGAGGCGCTCGCGATCGCCCGCGGGGCGATGGAGGCCGATGACCCCGAGAAGGCGCAGGCGGTCCTCGACCGGTTCGACGCCGTCCACGCCGGGGACGAACCGGCGGCCGAGGCCGAGACCGAGGCCGGGACGACGGCCGACACCACGGAGGACGAGGAGGACGTCGGCGGGATCCTGACGGGGACCGCGACGGGGATGTTCGCGGCGTTCTCCGAGGAGAAGGACGAAGACGACATCGGCGGCTACATCTACGACATCAAGTACATCGCCGACAGCCTCCGCTCGCGGCTGCTGTGGATCTTCGCGGTCTTCGGCGCGGTGCTCCTGGGCGTCTTCACCTTCTTCTACATGGGCGGGGTGCGCGTCATCACGGGCGATTTCGTCTCGCGGATGCCGCGGGCGGTCGTCAGCATCGACGACATCCGGATCATCGACCTGCATCCGGTCGAGACGCTGATGTTCATCATCAAGGTGAGCACGCTCGCGGGCCTGCTGTCGATCCTCCCGATGGTGCTGTACTTCGCGTGGCCTGCGATGAAAGAGCGCGGCCTGACACACGGTCAGCGCTCGGTCGTCTACGAGTGGACGATCGCGATCGCGCTGGCGCTCGCCGGCGGCACCTTCCTCGGCTACTACTACGTCGCCCCCGGCCTCATCGGCTTTCTCGTCTACGACGCGACGCAGGCGGGGATGTTGATCTCCTACCGGATCAGCAAGTTCTCGTGGCTGATCATCTACACCACGGTCGGGGTCGGCCTGCTCGCCTGCGTCCCGATCACGATGTGGATGCTCTTTCGCGGCAAGATCGCCTCCTACCGGGCGATGCGCGATCGCTGGCGCGAGGTCACCATCGCGGTGTTCGCGATCGCCGGCGTCTTCACGCCCGTGAGCGTCCTGACGATGTTTCTGGTGGCGATCCCGACGATGCTCGCCTACGGGGTCGGCCTCGCGGGGCTGTGGGTCGTCACCCTCGGCGGTCGGCGCGACTTCGGCGAGCGCCCCGACGTCGAGACGGAGACCGGGAGTTCGAAGTGGCTCGCGCTGATCGTCGTCGTTCTCGTCCTGATCGGCGGTGCCGTCGCGGTGACCGGCGGCGGCCTCGAATCGGTCCTCACCGACGACGCCCCGCCGGACGTGCCGGGCACCGACGATCCGGCCCCCGACGACGGGACCGACGAGGCCGCCGACGGCGACTCCACCGACGAGGACGCCGCCGCCCCGGACACGAACGACGACGAGGGGCCGCCGGACGACGATGAACCGGCCGAGGAGACGGGCGACGAACCGGCCGACAGCACCGACTCCGACGACGAATCCGACGGGAGCGCGTCCGAAGGCGGGGACTCCGGCGACGGGACCGGGGGGACGGATACGGACGCCGGTGACGATGCGGATACCGGCGATACCGACGGGGGCGACGAGGACGGTGGCTCGGGGATCGACGTCCGCGAGCCGATAGACGAGTGA